In Erythrobacter litoralis HTCC2594, a single genomic region encodes these proteins:
- the gap gene encoding type I glyceraldehyde-3-phosphate dehydrogenase, which yields MATKVAINGFGRIGRLVARAILERDDHDLDLVSINDLADTKSNALLFQYDSTHGRFPGTVEVGDNAIIVNGKSIAVTSERDPGNLPHGDQGIDIVLECTGFFQSHEAAEPHLKAGAKRVLISAPAKNVSATIVYGVNHDVLTSDDVIVSNASCTTNCLSPMAKVLHDTVGIERGFMTTIHSYTNDQRMLDQMHGDMRRARGGAQNMIPTTTGAARAVGLVLPELAGKLDGSSVRVPTPNVSLVDLVFTPGRDTCAEELNDALKAAAKGKMKGVLDYTDQPLVSSDFNHYPASSTIDSLETSVMEGKLARVVSWYDNEWGFSNRMIDTAGVMAGLL from the coding sequence ATGGCTACCAAAGTTGCCATCAACGGTTTCGGACGTATCGGCCGCCTCGTGGCGCGCGCCATTCTCGAGCGCGACGATCACGATCTCGACCTCGTCAGCATCAATGACCTTGCCGACACCAAATCCAACGCACTGCTGTTCCAGTACGATTCCACCCACGGTCGCTTCCCCGGCACCGTCGAAGTCGGCGACAATGCCATCATCGTGAACGGCAAGAGCATTGCCGTGACCAGCGAGCGCGATCCGGGCAACTTGCCGCATGGCGATCAGGGCATCGACATCGTCCTCGAATGCACCGGCTTCTTCCAGAGCCATGAGGCTGCCGAACCGCACCTCAAGGCTGGCGCAAAGCGCGTTCTGATCTCGGCTCCGGCCAAGAATGTCTCGGCTACCATCGTCTACGGGGTGAATCACGATGTGCTGACCAGCGACGACGTGATCGTCTCCAACGCCAGCTGCACGACCAACTGCCTCTCACCGATGGCCAAGGTGCTGCACGACACGGTGGGCATCGAGCGCGGCTTCATGACGACGATCCACAGCTACACCAACGACCAGCGCATGCTCGACCAGATGCATGGCGACATGCGCCGGGCCCGTGGCGGCGCTCAGAACATGATCCCGACCACGACGGGCGCTGCCCGTGCAGTCGGCCTGGTCCTGCCGGAACTTGCCGGCAAGCTCGACGGCAGCTCTGTTCGCGTGCCGACGCCCAATGTGAGCCTCGTCGACTTGGTCTTCACCCCGGGGCGGGACACCTGCGCCGAGGAACTGAACGACGCGCTTAAGGCCGCTGCAAAAGGCAAGATGAAAGGTGTGCTCGACTACACCGATCAGCCGCTCGTCAGCTCGGACTTCAATCACTATCCGGCCAGCTCGACCATCGACAGCCTTGAAACCAGCGTGATGGAAGGCAAGCTCGCCCGCGTCGTAAGTTGGTATGATAACGAATGGGGCTTCTCCAACCGCATGATCGACACCGCCGGTGTCATGGCGGGGCTGCTTTAA